One segment of Novipirellula artificiosorum DNA contains the following:
- a CDS encoding ATP-binding protein codes for MNRPNTSNGSSMSSSVDTKQDGNQNPVEDQLDALISRIHSLSGERPAEPRREKQPPRAARPTTEPAASAPLQQAPPPTPPVSAPVATKSSGQPIAAAPPTNRGQGNAGAAAAAAGFTPSRDECWRPAEPRDLQSCRINESLLEAIVYRYLRNVGECEGRKVADQVKLPFRLVEPLLNRLKMEQRVAYKSSTATNDYVYVLTETGREVARNLSSDCTYFGACPTSLNEYVESVRKQSIEGQYPKKPDLERAFHDLLINPAMLIRLGPAVASGRGMFLFGFPGNGKTSIAERVTGAFGKYIWIPRAIELDGAVLRVFDPMNHELAMPEAGKGLLDRGSFDKRWVRIKRPTIVAGGELTLEMLEVQSNAESNISESPLQLKSNCGTLVIDDFGRQKMSIDQLLNRWIIPLEKRYDFLNMANGKKIQVPFDQLVIFSTNLEPKDLVDDAFLRRIPYKIEVPDPPEADFRTLFEIMCKVTKIPYNAEAIEYLIQTHYLPINRPFRNCQPRDLLLQVRNFCLYNDFEVELKNEYFDFACENYFSVMD; via the coding sequence ATGAATCGCCCGAACACTTCAAATGGCTCAAGCATGTCGAGCAGCGTGGACACCAAACAGGATGGGAACCAAAATCCGGTCGAAGATCAGCTTGATGCGTTGATCTCTCGAATCCATTCGCTCAGCGGTGAGCGTCCCGCCGAACCCCGTCGCGAGAAGCAGCCGCCACGAGCTGCGCGACCCACCACCGAACCAGCCGCTTCGGCGCCGCTTCAACAAGCGCCCCCTCCAACGCCACCGGTCTCCGCTCCCGTTGCCACCAAGTCTTCTGGGCAACCGATTGCCGCGGCGCCGCCAACAAATAGGGGGCAAGGCAATGCGGGAGCCGCTGCTGCCGCCGCGGGCTTTACGCCAAGTCGCGACGAATGTTGGCGTCCGGCCGAGCCCCGTGATTTGCAGTCGTGCCGTATCAATGAGTCGTTGCTTGAAGCGATCGTCTATCGCTACCTGCGAAATGTTGGCGAGTGCGAAGGTCGCAAAGTTGCTGATCAGGTCAAGCTGCCGTTCCGGTTGGTCGAGCCTCTGCTGAATCGACTCAAAATGGAGCAACGCGTCGCTTACAAAAGCTCGACGGCAACGAACGATTACGTCTATGTGTTGACCGAAACCGGCCGCGAAGTCGCCCGCAACCTCTCCTCCGATTGCACCTACTTTGGAGCGTGCCCGACCAGCTTGAATGAGTATGTGGAAAGCGTCCGCAAGCAAAGTATCGAGGGCCAGTATCCAAAGAAGCCCGACCTGGAACGTGCCTTTCACGACCTTCTAATCAATCCGGCGATGTTAATTCGTCTCGGCCCTGCCGTTGCAAGTGGCCGTGGGATGTTCTTGTTTGGTTTTCCAGGCAACGGCAAAACATCGATCGCGGAGCGCGTCACCGGTGCATTTGGAAAATACATTTGGATTCCCCGTGCCATCGAACTTGACGGAGCGGTGCTGCGGGTCTTTGACCCCATGAACCACGAACTGGCGATGCCGGAGGCGGGGAAGGGACTGCTTGACCGCGGAAGCTTCGATAAACGTTGGGTTCGAATCAAGCGACCGACGATTGTCGCCGGGGGTGAGTTGACCTTGGAGATGCTTGAGGTGCAGTCCAATGCGGAGAGCAACATCAGCGAATCGCCGCTGCAGTTGAAAAGCAACTGTGGTACGCTCGTGATTGATGACTTTGGCCGTCAAAAGATGAGCATTGACCAACTGCTCAACCGTTGGATTATCCCACTTGAAAAGCGATACGATTTTCTGAATATGGCCAATGGTAAGAAAATCCAAGTGCCGTTTGACCAACTGGTCATCTTTAGCACCAACTTGGAACCCAAGGATCTCGTAGACGATGCCTTCCTCAGACGGATTCCTTATAAGATCGAGGTTCCTGATCCGCCCGAAGCTGACTTTCGCACGTTATTTGAGATCATGTGCAAGGTGACCAAGATCCCCTACAACGCGGAAGCGATTGAGTATCTCATTCAAACGCACTACTTGCCAATCAATCGACCGTTTCGCAATTGTCAACCGAGAGACTTGTTACTTCAGGTTCGCAACTTTTGTTTGTACAACGACTTTGAAGTGGAGTTGAAAAACGAGTACTTTGACTTCGCTTGTGAGAATTACTTCTCGGTCATGGATTGA
- a CDS encoding response regulator transcription factor — protein sequence MTILLSETFVQMSESNGDMPPVYNAATVGADSILLVDDTLVLRERLSLAMQQRGFRVETAGDYDEAVEVFSQRPTALAVLDLRMPGKSGLELLRKLLQMEPKTRIILLSGFGSIPTSIDAVRAGAVNFLSKPADADDILSAFVRGDEPSVPEGINIFPAPSLARNEWEHIHRVLSECGGNISEAARRLGIHRRSLQRKLRKRAPEDPTTPADELEEFDEDGDFGDD from the coding sequence ATGACGATCCTCCTCTCGGAAACATTTGTGCAGATGAGTGAATCGAACGGCGACATGCCTCCTGTTTACAACGCCGCGACCGTTGGCGCCGACAGCATCCTCTTGGTCGACGATACGCTGGTGTTGCGTGAGCGATTGTCGCTAGCGATGCAGCAGCGAGGTTTTCGGGTCGAGACCGCGGGTGATTACGACGAAGCGGTTGAGGTTTTTTCACAGCGGCCGACTGCCTTGGCCGTGTTGGATCTTCGCATGCCAGGCAAGAGCGGGCTGGAGCTGCTTCGAAAATTGCTGCAAATGGAACCCAAAACCCGAATCATTCTGTTGTCAGGTTTCGGCAGCATTCCGACTTCCATTGATGCCGTCCGTGCCGGTGCGGTCAATTTTCTCAGCAAGCCTGCCGACGCGGATGATATTTTATCGGCGTTTGTGCGAGGCGATGAACCGAGCGTTCCCGAGGGGATCAACATCTTCCCCGCACCGTCACTTGCGCGGAACGAATGGGAACACATCCACCGCGTGTTATCGGAATGTGGCGGCAACATCAGCGAAGCGGCTCGTCGTCTCGGAATCCATCGCCGTTCGCTGCAGCGGAAGCTGCGGAAACGCGCTCCGGAAGATCCAACCACTCCCGCCGATGAGCTTGAGGAGTTCGACGAGGACGGCGATTTCGGTGACGATTGA
- a CDS encoding ATP-binding protein, with product MFAPARLGSSTWLLHLRWMAVMGQLLTIVIASFLTDIQFSLLPLLLLVGFTAITNFGYLLWLRHQDYRRSDLHGNPADEAAEPSTELDGEPALLQSVALGLMLLDLISLTLMLYFSGGADNPFTFFYFVNLAVGGVMIRPSASWLMPVLAIAGYTFLLRFSVPVDGITIERVENGFDLRISALLFAFATCAGVVTYYVTRTAGELQRREEDLRRAQAARAANYRLEGLTTLAAGAAHELATPLSTIDVIVRELSRHLEGVEKPKTVDTDLLLIDGQLEMCRQILARMRSAAGDSMAPRWDQTTVGDLIDATLEGIRDPHRVDIDDERMAPIEEQPLWVPREAVAQAIRNLIHNGLDASGSDGRVRLDARRLGDQLELTVQDTGKGMSGEVLKRAGDPFFTTKEPGRGIGLGLFLTRNVISQLGGELHFDSAPDNGTTATVRLPLVQSDDDAPRGR from the coding sequence ATGTTCGCTCCAGCACGACTCGGTTCCTCCACCTGGCTTCTCCATCTGCGATGGATGGCGGTGATGGGGCAGTTGCTGACGATTGTGATCGCCAGTTTTCTAACCGACATTCAATTCTCTCTGTTACCGTTGTTGTTGCTGGTGGGGTTTACCGCAATCACCAATTTCGGTTACCTCCTCTGGTTACGTCATCAGGATTACCGCAGATCCGATTTACATGGAAATCCGGCGGACGAGGCTGCGGAACCCTCCACCGAATTGGACGGCGAGCCGGCTCTGTTACAGTCGGTCGCACTGGGGTTGATGCTGCTTGATTTGATCAGTCTGACATTGATGTTGTATTTCAGCGGAGGGGCGGACAACCCGTTTACGTTTTTTTACTTCGTCAACCTTGCCGTGGGCGGTGTGATGATTCGCCCGAGTGCCAGCTGGTTGATGCCGGTACTCGCGATCGCTGGCTACACGTTCCTGCTGCGTTTTTCAGTGCCGGTCGACGGCATCACCATCGAGCGAGTGGAAAACGGTTTTGATTTACGCATCAGCGCGTTGCTGTTTGCGTTTGCGACCTGCGCGGGTGTGGTGACCTATTACGTGACCCGGACCGCAGGAGAATTGCAGCGACGCGAAGAAGACCTGAGACGAGCTCAGGCAGCCCGAGCCGCAAACTACCGTTTGGAAGGACTCACAACGCTGGCCGCTGGAGCGGCTCATGAGTTGGCAACGCCGCTGTCGACGATCGATGTGATCGTTCGTGAATTGTCTCGGCATCTCGAGGGCGTCGAGAAACCCAAAACGGTCGATACCGATTTGCTATTGATTGACGGTCAATTAGAAATGTGCCGACAAATCCTTGCTCGAATGAGGTCGGCAGCGGGCGATTCGATGGCCCCGCGATGGGACCAAACGACCGTTGGAGATCTGATCGATGCGACACTCGAGGGCATTCGAGATCCACATCGCGTTGATATCGACGACGAACGGATGGCCCCGATTGAAGAGCAACCGCTGTGGGTTCCTCGAGAGGCGGTTGCGCAAGCGATCCGAAACCTGATCCACAACGGACTCGACGCCAGTGGCAGCGACGGTCGCGTTCGGTTGGACGCACGACGCCTGGGCGATCAATTGGAGTTGACCGTTCAGGACACGGGAAAGGGGATGTCCGGAGAGGTGCTCAAGCGGGCGGGCGATCCCTTTTTCACGACCAAGGAACCCGGCCGCGGGATTGGGCTGGGGTTGTTTCTGACACGAAATGTCATTTCCCAGCTCGGTGGCGAGCTCCATTTTGATTCCGCTCCGGACAACGGCACCACGGCGACGGTCCGCTTACCGCTGGTCCAATCCGACGACGACGCTCCTCGGGGTCGCTGA
- a CDS encoding UvrB/UvrC motif-containing protein, with translation MKRSMHLDDHLSRWEFDPSNLNVRLVKGKDGRDVIQMRVDMGILQLETTGRPDGSVFKECETFLDHLQIVLLENPNAVLTDEQCNEVDREFMQFYHRRICWLRLQYYHRAVMDADHTLRLMDLSSQMSPDEEWTGSHEQYRPFVLFHRTQAQALGELEDNTAEEAIQAINAGLETIRLFFAEHEAEDHFEDDELVIRLVEMRESLRSEYAVGQTLNEQLNAAVEKEQYELAAKLRDELTRREGSN, from the coding sequence ATGAAGCGATCGATGCACCTTGACGATCATCTGTCTCGATGGGAATTTGACCCTTCGAATCTAAACGTCCGGCTCGTCAAAGGCAAAGATGGGCGCGACGTGATTCAAATGCGCGTCGACATGGGGATTCTGCAACTGGAAACAACGGGTCGGCCGGACGGATCGGTTTTCAAGGAGTGTGAAACGTTTCTGGATCACCTGCAAATCGTCCTGTTGGAAAACCCCAATGCCGTTTTGACCGATGAGCAATGTAACGAAGTGGACCGCGAGTTCATGCAGTTTTATCATCGTCGGATTTGCTGGTTGCGGCTGCAGTATTATCACCGCGCCGTGATGGATGCAGACCATACACTCCGACTGATGGATCTAAGTAGCCAAATGAGCCCTGATGAAGAATGGACGGGGTCACACGAACAGTACCGTCCCTTCGTCCTGTTCCATCGCACCCAAGCGCAAGCACTTGGCGAATTGGAAGACAACACGGCCGAAGAAGCGATTCAAGCGATTAACGCAGGGCTCGAAACGATTCGTCTATTCTTTGCGGAGCACGAAGCGGAAGACCATTTCGAGGACGACGAATTGGTCATTCGGTTGGTCGAAATGCGTGAATCGCTCCGCAGTGAGTATGCGGTGGGACAGACGCTCAACGAACAACTCAACGCCGCCGTCGAAAAAGAGCAATACGAATTGGCAGCGAAGCTTCGTGACGAGTTAACACGACGGGAAGGTAGTAACTGA
- the arfB gene encoding alternative ribosome rescue aminoacyl-tRNA hydrolase ArfB: MSDLFINSRLTIPAAEITLTSARSSGPGGQNVNKVNSKVTLRWSPACCGDFDGGWRRRFVARYQNRINRDGELILHSEKYRDRGRNVADVRKKLADMLLECQSPPKPRKATKPTRGSQLRRLDHKRQNSQKKQNRRGPGPNE; encoded by the coding sequence ATGAGCGACCTTTTCATCAATTCACGACTGACGATTCCGGCTGCGGAAATCACCTTGACCAGCGCGCGAAGTAGCGGGCCCGGTGGGCAGAACGTCAACAAAGTGAACTCCAAGGTCACCTTGCGCTGGTCCCCCGCATGCTGTGGCGATTTTGACGGAGGATGGCGTCGCCGATTTGTGGCTCGCTATCAAAATCGCATCAATCGCGACGGCGAATTGATTCTGCACAGCGAAAAGTACCGCGACCGCGGCCGAAACGTCGCCGATGTGCGAAAAAAACTCGCTGACATGTTGTTGGAGTGCCAATCACCGCCGAAGCCTCGCAAGGCGACAAAACCGACCCGCGGCAGCCAATTGAGGCGTTTGGACCATAAACGACAAAACTCTCAGAAGAAGCAAAATCGCCGTGGCCCCGGCCCAAACGAGTGA
- a CDS encoding 3-keto-disaccharide hydrolase, with protein MLRFAWFFVVSVVALNPLITTAEDDFPLKSMSLFDGETLAGWEGNAYWFRVEDEAIVAGRLDEKIPHNEFLCTTRPFGDFELRLEAKLIGDVKNAGVQFRTKRIPGDTEVAGYQADMGELGGKPIWGALYDESRRRKFLVEVSPELEKKIVKQDGWNEIRVRCEGPRIQIFINGTQTVDYTEADPGIPQTGVIGLQIHSGPPTEAWYRKLRIRSL; from the coding sequence ATGTTGCGATTTGCTTGGTTTTTCGTCGTTTCTGTGGTCGCCCTAAACCCACTGATCACGACCGCGGAAGACGATTTCCCACTCAAATCCATGTCGCTGTTCGATGGCGAGACGTTGGCCGGCTGGGAAGGCAATGCGTATTGGTTCCGTGTCGAGGACGAGGCGATCGTAGCAGGACGCCTGGATGAGAAGATCCCCCACAACGAATTTCTGTGCACCACGCGTCCCTTTGGCGACTTTGAATTACGTCTCGAAGCAAAGTTGATTGGCGACGTGAAGAATGCGGGAGTGCAGTTCCGCACTAAGCGAATTCCGGGGGATACCGAAGTCGCCGGCTACCAAGCGGACATGGGCGAATTGGGCGGCAAGCCGATCTGGGGAGCGCTGTACGACGAATCACGGCGCCGCAAATTTTTGGTAGAGGTGTCGCCGGAACTCGAGAAAAAGATTGTCAAACAAGACGGCTGGAACGAGATCCGTGTTCGTTGTGAAGGACCACGCATCCAGATCTTTATCAACGGCACTCAAACGGTCGACTACACCGAAGCAGATCCCGGCATCCCGCAAACCGGTGTGATTGGACTGCAGATTCACAGCGGGCCGCCGACCGAGGCCTGGTACCGCAAGCTGCGGATTCGGTCGCTGTAG
- the ilvD gene encoding dihydroxy-acid dehydratase has protein sequence MHQPLNKYSSKITQPKSQGASQAMLYATGMTPEDMDKPQVGIASMWYEGNSCNMHLLDLAAEVKKGVEEKGMVGMRFNTIGVSDGISMGTDGMSYSLQSRDLIADSIETIMAAQWYDALVALPGCDKNMPGCLMAMGRLNRPSIMVYGGTIKPGHYKDEKLDIVSAFQCYGQFIAGQISEEERKEIVRHSCPGAGACGGMYTANTMASAIEALGMSLPYSASIPAEDVWKMEECHQTGPAILKLLELDLKPRDIMTRTAFENAMVTVMALGGSTNAVLHLIAMARAVDVPITIDDFQSVSDRIPFLADLKPSGKFVQEDLHSVGGTPAVMKYLLSEGLLDGSCMTVTGQTLAENLEPLPGLKEGQTVVHTVSDPIKKTGHIRILKGSLSPEGSVAKITGKEGLQFSGPARVFDSEEDMLHALEEKKIQKGDVVVIRYEGPKGGPGMPEMLTPTSAIMGAGLGGDVALLTDGRFSGGSHGFIVGHITPEAQIGGPIGLVQDGDTITIDAETNRLDVDLSDVELEKRRSSWTAPALKATRGTLYKYIKTVKSASEGCVTDE, from the coding sequence ATGCACCAACCTCTCAACAAATACAGCAGCAAAATCACTCAGCCCAAAAGCCAGGGAGCGTCGCAGGCGATGTTGTACGCCACCGGCATGACCCCCGAGGACATGGATAAGCCGCAGGTGGGTATTGCCAGCATGTGGTACGAAGGCAACAGCTGCAACATGCACCTGCTCGATTTGGCCGCAGAGGTCAAGAAAGGGGTCGAGGAAAAGGGGATGGTCGGGATGCGGTTCAACACGATCGGCGTCAGTGACGGGATCTCGATGGGAACCGACGGCATGAGCTATTCGCTTCAAAGCCGTGATCTGATTGCCGATTCGATCGAAACGATCATGGCGGCCCAGTGGTACGACGCACTGGTGGCTTTGCCAGGTTGCGACAAGAACATGCCAGGATGCTTGATGGCGATGGGGCGGCTGAACCGACCCTCGATCATGGTCTATGGCGGAACGATCAAACCAGGTCACTACAAAGACGAAAAACTAGATATCGTCAGTGCATTTCAGTGCTACGGCCAATTCATTGCGGGACAGATCAGCGAAGAAGAACGCAAGGAAATCGTCCGTCACAGCTGCCCCGGAGCAGGTGCTTGTGGCGGCATGTATACCGCCAACACGATGGCCAGTGCGATCGAAGCACTTGGTATGTCGCTGCCTTACTCTGCCAGTATTCCGGCGGAAGACGTTTGGAAGATGGAAGAGTGCCATCAAACCGGTCCGGCAATCTTGAAACTGTTGGAACTCGATCTCAAGCCACGCGACATCATGACGCGCACCGCTTTCGAAAACGCCATGGTCACCGTCATGGCACTCGGCGGCAGCACCAACGCCGTCTTGCACCTGATTGCAATGGCTCGCGCCGTAGACGTCCCGATCACGATTGACGACTTTCAAAGCGTCAGCGATCGTATCCCGTTCCTGGCGGACCTGAAACCAAGCGGCAAGTTCGTGCAGGAAGATTTGCATTCGGTTGGGGGCACGCCCGCCGTGATGAAGTATTTGCTCAGCGAAGGACTCCTCGACGGATCCTGCATGACAGTGACGGGGCAAACGTTAGCGGAAAACCTCGAACCGCTGCCGGGACTTAAGGAAGGCCAAACGGTCGTGCACACTGTTAGCGATCCGATCAAAAAGACGGGGCATATCCGGATCTTAAAAGGATCCTTGTCGCCCGAAGGTTCGGTGGCAAAAATCACCGGGAAAGAAGGGCTGCAATTCTCGGGGCCGGCACGTGTGTTCGACAGCGAAGAGGACATGTTGCACGCTTTGGAAGAAAAGAAGATCCAAAAGGGGGATGTGGTCGTGATTCGTTACGAAGGGCCCAAAGGCGGCCCCGGCATGCCAGAGATGCTCACGCCGACCAGTGCGATCATGGGTGCTGGACTTGGCGGTGATGTCGCCCTGTTGACCGATGGCCGGTTCAGCGGTGGTAGCCATGGTTTTATCGTTGGACATATCACGCCCGAAGCACAAATTGGCGGGCCGATTGGATTGGTCCAAGATGGCGATACGATCACGATCGATGCGGAAACCAATCGACTCGATGTGGACCTCAGTGACGTGGAACTCGAAAAACGACGGTCGTCTTGGACCGCACCTGCACTGAAGGCCACTCGGGGAACGTTATACAAGTACATCAAAACCGTCAAAAGCGCAAGCGAAGGTTGCGTGACTGACGAGTGA
- a CDS encoding GDSL-type esterase/lipase family protein: MTTEQRAPRTSLRGLFRTFAIAVTVVLSLLAFPSVLPWVIAFWIGWYTILAMRDRPGWLPLLTCLAIFVVKLVPRTPAILTLGCILLLLTGLRFTTRDQPPVLRKHAIISILVLWCAWGWVLGEWIQVIHCGRVRSLDRSRPIVCIGDSLTDGMLPDHGYPDPLGEMLSVPVVNLGFSGIATSQALGQMDRVLEHDPQVVVIEVGGHDFLKGHSRATTKANLVAMIESCHNHDAEVILMEIPRGFILDPFASLEREIAYEHDVELVADTWLRQVVVMSPIAPPGMWMPNSQLSDDGIHSNPRGSRRIAKRVAKALRQMYGDPILTGHDR; this comes from the coding sequence ATGACGACCGAACAACGTGCACCGCGAACCTCGCTGCGTGGCCTCTTTCGAACTTTTGCGATCGCGGTCACCGTCGTGCTTTCGTTGCTCGCTTTCCCAAGCGTTTTGCCCTGGGTGATCGCGTTCTGGATTGGCTGGTACACGATCCTGGCAATGCGAGATCGTCCGGGCTGGCTTCCGCTGTTGACCTGCCTGGCGATCTTCGTGGTCAAACTTGTTCCGCGGACACCTGCAATCCTAACGCTCGGATGCATTCTGTTGCTTCTAACGGGATTGCGATTCACGACGCGAGATCAACCGCCCGTCTTAAGAAAGCATGCAATCATCTCGATACTGGTGCTTTGGTGTGCTTGGGGATGGGTGCTTGGGGAATGGATTCAAGTGATCCATTGCGGAAGAGTGCGATCACTCGATCGATCGCGGCCGATCGTGTGCATCGGCGATAGCCTAACGGACGGCATGCTGCCGGATCATGGCTACCCCGATCCACTCGGAGAAATGCTGTCCGTTCCGGTGGTGAACCTTGGCTTTTCGGGCATCGCCACCTCACAGGCACTCGGGCAGATGGATCGCGTCCTTGAACACGATCCGCAAGTGGTCGTCATCGAAGTCGGTGGCCACGACTTTTTGAAAGGGCACAGCCGGGCGACCACGAAAGCAAACTTGGTCGCGATGATCGAAAGCTGTCACAACCATGATGCCGAGGTCATTCTGATGGAGATTCCTCGCGGTTTTATCCTCGACCCCTTTGCCAGCCTAGAACGAGAAATCGCTTACGAGCATGACGTCGAATTGGTAGCCGACACCTGGCTTCGGCAGGTGGTGGTGATGAGTCCGATCGCGCCGCCAGGGATGTGGATGCCGAATTCGCAACTCAGCGACGACGGCATTCACAGCAACCCACGCGGAAGCAGACGGATTGCCAAGCGTGTTGCCAAAGCGCTACGGCAAATGTATGGCGACCCAATCCTAACAGGGCACGATCGATAA
- a CDS encoding sulfatase-like hydrolase/transferase produces the protein MKTPLALIILLALILQDSLSMAAEQPNIVVFLVDDMGMMDTSLPFLTDAEGQPQRYPLNDYYRTPNMERLARGGIRFNQFYAMSVCSPTRVSIMTGQNAARHRVTNWINPLQDNAGKNGAPDWNWAGLKKGDVTLPGILSRGGYRTIHVGKAHFGPEQHEGAEPLNLGFDVNVAGAAFGAPGSYYGEKGYGHGTKRAHHAVPHLDKYHGTDTFLTEALTLEAKQQVAKVVETGQPFYLYFSHYAVHAPFESDPRFADHYKDSGKPANAQAFATLIEGMDKSLGDMLDQFDELGIAENTLVFFLGDNGSDAPLGHQHAVACAEPLRGKKGAHYEGGMRVPLIAAWAKPNPENGWQNRLPIPENTIQPQVASVVDLMPTILDVADLDAPSGHTLDGHSLQTLLLGQPDEQRQEQFLMHYPHGPHRSNYFTTWRDGDWKVIYHALPEDSTTTDDLRSSGIHYELFNLRDDPFESTNLAESKPQELERMMKGLIGALKDHHAVYPVDDQGTELRPQLPHH, from the coding sequence ATGAAAACGCCTCTCGCCCTAATCATTCTACTTGCTTTGATTCTGCAGGACTCGTTATCGATGGCGGCCGAGCAGCCCAATATTGTGGTTTTTTTGGTCGACGACATGGGGATGATGGACACGTCGCTTCCCTTCCTGACGGACGCAGAGGGTCAACCTCAACGTTATCCGCTCAATGACTACTACCGCACGCCTAACATGGAACGCTTGGCGCGGGGTGGAATTCGCTTCAATCAGTTTTACGCGATGAGTGTCTGCTCACCGACGCGTGTGTCCATCATGACGGGACAAAACGCAGCGAGACATCGAGTGACGAACTGGATCAATCCGTTGCAGGACAATGCGGGAAAGAATGGTGCTCCGGACTGGAACTGGGCAGGGCTGAAGAAAGGCGATGTGACGCTGCCGGGCATTTTGAGTCGTGGTGGCTACCGCACGATTCATGTCGGCAAAGCGCACTTTGGACCGGAACAACATGAAGGAGCCGAACCCCTTAATCTGGGATTCGATGTCAATGTTGCCGGCGCCGCTTTCGGGGCTCCCGGAAGCTACTATGGCGAGAAGGGTTACGGGCATGGCACAAAACGTGCGCATCACGCGGTGCCTCATTTGGACAAGTACCATGGCACGGACACGTTCTTGACCGAAGCGTTGACCCTCGAAGCAAAGCAACAGGTTGCGAAAGTCGTCGAGACCGGCCAACCGTTCTATTTGTACTTCTCCCACTATGCAGTTCACGCGCCTTTTGAATCGGATCCTCGGTTTGCCGATCACTACAAGGATTCGGGGAAGCCCGCTAACGCTCAAGCCTTTGCAACGCTCATCGAAGGCATGGACAAATCGCTCGGCGATATGCTTGACCAGTTCGACGAACTCGGGATCGCCGAAAACACGCTGGTTTTCTTTCTCGGTGATAACGGTTCCGATGCACCGCTCGGTCATCAGCACGCTGTCGCATGTGCGGAGCCGCTGCGAGGTAAAAAGGGAGCTCACTACGAAGGCGGGATGCGAGTTCCGCTGATCGCGGCTTGGGCCAAGCCGAATCCCGAGAACGGATGGCAAAACCGATTGCCCATCCCTGAAAACACGATTCAACCGCAAGTCGCATCCGTCGTCGATCTGATGCCCACGATCTTGGATGTCGCTGATCTCGACGCTCCCTCGGGCCACACGCTCGATGGCCATTCCTTGCAGACGCTGTTGTTGGGGCAACCCGACGAACAGCGCCAGGAACAGTTCCTCATGCATTACCCACACGGTCCTCATCGCAGTAACTATTTTACGACATGGCGCGATGGTGATTGGAAGGTGATTTACCATGCGTTGCCAGAAGACTCGACGACGACGGACGATCTGCGATCAAGTGGGATTCACTATGAACTGTTCAACCTCCGGGATGACCCGTTCGAGTCAACGAATCTCGCGGAATCAAAACCGCAAGAGCTGGAGCGGATGATGAAAGGATTGATCGGTGCACTGAAAGATCATCACGCGGTCTATCCCGTCGATGATCAAGGAACGGAATTGCGGCCCCAACTGCCCCACCACTAA